Proteins co-encoded in one Ponticoccus alexandrii genomic window:
- a CDS encoding heparinase II/III family protein — MATRRNWRTAQARALDRVHARLAARARPARGFVSQPEPRTIGFFAKGRQLMAGNLMFAGHLVEAKGVLPWDLDPPDAAFSEELQGFAWLDDLAAVGDPRARKLAQDWVWGWIDRYGRGTGIGWAPGLTGRRVIRWIHHALFLLRGRPAEEAEAFYRALAAQARFLARRGQGAEPGLPRFEAMTGLLYAGLSLEGTEEHVGPALAALSAECRRQIDAQGGIPTRNPEDLLEVFTLLTWVQSALAEAHRETDSAITEAIGRIAPTLRTLRHADGGLARFHGGGRGLEGRLDQALAASGSKRRQADGLAMGFARLSAGRTSVIVDAAPPPAGPASAQAHASTLAFELTSGRRPVVVSCGSGEGFGAEWRRAGRATPSHSVLCLQGYSSARLSPERWVGSARGELLEDAPRHVPIQMTRLADSLRFEGGHDGYLGGQGLTHARSLILEHDGRTLRGEDYLVALDASARKRFDRAMDGVRLAGLPFEIRFHLHPEADVTLDMGGLAASIALRSGEIWVFRYEGKVEMALQPSVYLEKGRLRPRATKQVVLSGRAMQYATRVCWTLAKAQDTALAVRDLARDEADGSV; from the coding sequence ATGGCGACGCGTCGGAACTGGCGGACCGCGCAGGCGCGGGCATTGGACCGCGTTCATGCCCGTCTGGCAGCGCGCGCGCGGCCCGCACGCGGCTTCGTCTCGCAGCCCGAACCGCGCACCATCGGCTTCTTCGCCAAGGGCCGCCAGTTGATGGCGGGAAACCTGATGTTCGCCGGTCATCTGGTCGAGGCGAAGGGCGTTCTGCCCTGGGACCTGGATCCCCCCGACGCGGCCTTCTCCGAGGAATTGCAGGGCTTTGCCTGGCTTGACGACCTTGCCGCCGTGGGCGACCCGCGCGCCCGCAAGCTGGCGCAGGACTGGGTCTGGGGCTGGATCGACCGCTATGGCCGGGGCACCGGCATCGGCTGGGCGCCGGGGCTGACCGGGCGGCGGGTGATCCGCTGGATTCACCACGCCCTGTTCCTGCTGCGCGGTCGTCCTGCGGAAGAGGCCGAGGCTTTCTATCGCGCGCTGGCCGCGCAGGCGCGCTTTCTGGCGCGGCGCGGGCAGGGGGCAGAGCCGGGGCTGCCGCGCTTCGAGGCGATGACTGGGCTGCTGTACGCCGGGCTGTCGCTGGAGGGGACGGAAGAGCATGTCGGTCCCGCGCTGGCGGCGCTGAGCGCCGAATGCCGCAGGCAGATCGACGCGCAGGGCGGTATCCCGACTCGCAACCCCGAGGACCTGCTGGAAGTTTTCACCCTGCTGACATGGGTGCAATCGGCGCTGGCCGAGGCCCACCGCGAAACTGACAGCGCGATCACTGAGGCGATTGGCCGGATCGCCCCCACCCTGCGCACCCTGCGCCACGCCGACGGCGGGCTGGCCCGCTTTCACGGCGGCGGGCGCGGGCTGGAGGGGCGGCTGGATCAGGCGCTGGCCGCCTCGGGCAGCAAGCGGAGGCAGGCGGACGGGCTGGCCATGGGCTTCGCGCGGCTTTCGGCGGGCCGGACCAGCGTCATCGTGGATGCGGCGCCGCCCCCCGCCGGGCCCGCCTCGGCGCAGGCCCATGCCTCGACACTGGCTTTCGAACTGACCTCTGGGCGCAGGCCGGTGGTGGTCAGTTGCGGATCGGGCGAGGGCTTTGGCGCGGAATGGCGGCGGGCCGGGCGGGCCACGCCCTCGCATTCGGTGCTCTGCCTTCAGGGCTATTCCTCGGCGCGGCTGTCGCCCGAGCGATGGGTCGGCTCGGCGCGCGGCGAACTGCTGGAAGACGCGCCGCGCCATGTGCCGATCCAGATGACCCGGCTGGCCGACTCGCTGCGGTTCGAGGGCGGGCACGATGGCTATCTGGGCGGGCAGGGGCTGACCCATGCGCGCAGCCTGATCCTTGAACACGACGGCCGCACCCTGAGGGGCGAGGACTACCTCGTGGCGCTGGATGCCTCTGCCCGCAAACGCTTTGACCGCGCGATGGACGGGGTCCGGCTGGCCGGGCTGCCCTTCGAGATTCGCTTTCACCTGCACCCCGAGGCCGATGTGACGCTGGATATGGGCGGGCTGGCCGCATCGATCGCGCTGCGGTCGGGCGAAATCTGGGTGTTTCGCTACGAAGGCAAGGTGGAAATGGCGCTGCAACCCTCGGTCTACCTTGAAAAAGGGCGGTTGAGGCCCCGTGCGACCAAGCAGGTCGTTTTATCCGGGCGCGCAATGCAGTATGCGACCCGCGTCTGCTGGACGCTGGCCAAGGCGCAGGACACGGCGCTTGCCGTGCGCGATCTCGCCCGCGACGAGGCGGACGGATCCGTTTGA
- the purH gene encoding bifunctional phosphoribosylaminoimidazolecarboxamide formyltransferase/IMP cyclohydrolase produces MSDLQPVRRALLSVSDKTGLIDLAKALEAAGVEILSTGGSAKAIREAGVAVRDVADVTGFPEMMDGRVKTLHPAVHGGLLALRDNAEHTGAMEEHGIGGIDLLVVNLYPFEAALARGADYDEMIENIDIGGPAMIRAAAKNHAFVTTIVDVEDYDALLAELQANGGQTSYAFRQRHAQIAYARTGAYDAAVSTWMAGAIGETTPRRRVVAGTLKQGLRYGENPHQQAAFYVDGSDRAGIASARQLQGKELSYNNINDTDAAFELVSEFAGGQPACAIIKHANPCGVAQGATILEAYKAAFDCDGTSAFGGIVALNRPLDAETAEAISEIFTEVVIAPGADEAAKEIFANKKNLRLLLTEGLADAATAGLTYRQVAGGMLVQDKDVGQRTLSDLKVVTKVQPTEAQMQDLLFAWKVAKHVKSNAIVYVKDGATVGVGAGQMSRVDSALIAAKKAERMAEALGLPEPLTKGSAVASDAFFPFPDGLMEAAAAGATCVIQPGGSMRDDEVIAAADEAGLAMVFTGMRHFRH; encoded by the coding sequence ATGTCCGACCTTCAGCCCGTGCGCCGCGCGCTTCTTTCCGTTTCCGACAAGACCGGTCTGATCGACCTGGCGAAGGCGCTGGAGGCTGCGGGGGTGGAGATCCTGTCCACCGGCGGTTCCGCCAAGGCGATCCGCGAGGCGGGCGTGGCGGTGCGGGACGTGGCCGATGTCACCGGCTTCCCCGAGATGATGGACGGCCGCGTCAAGACGCTGCACCCGGCGGTGCACGGCGGCCTTCTGGCGCTGCGCGACAATGCCGAGCACACCGGCGCGATGGAGGAACATGGCATCGGCGGGATCGACCTGCTTGTGGTCAACCTCTACCCCTTCGAGGCGGCGCTGGCGCGCGGCGCGGATTACGACGAGATGATCGAGAACATCGACATCGGCGGCCCGGCGATGATCCGCGCGGCGGCCAAGAATCACGCTTTCGTCACCACCATCGTCGATGTCGAGGATTACGATGCGCTTCTGGCGGAACTGCAGGCGAACGGCGGCCAGACCTCCTACGCCTTCCGCCAGCGCCACGCCCAGATCGCCTATGCGCGCACCGGGGCCTATGACGCCGCCGTGTCCACATGGATGGCGGGCGCCATCGGCGAGACGACCCCGCGCCGCCGGGTCGTTGCCGGGACGCTGAAGCAGGGGCTGCGCTATGGCGAGAACCCGCACCAGCAGGCGGCCTTCTACGTGGATGGCAGCGACCGCGCGGGCATCGCCTCGGCCCGCCAGCTTCAGGGCAAGGAACTTTCCTACAACAATATCAACGACACCGACGCTGCCTTTGAACTGGTGAGCGAATTCGCGGGCGGCCAGCCCGCCTGCGCGATCATCAAGCACGCCAACCCCTGTGGCGTGGCGCAGGGTGCAACGATTCTGGAGGCTTACAAGGCGGCCTTCGACTGCGACGGGACCTCTGCCTTTGGCGGGATCGTGGCGCTGAACCGCCCGCTGGACGCGGAAACCGCCGAGGCGATCTCGGAAATCTTCACCGAAGTGGTCATTGCGCCCGGTGCGGACGAGGCCGCGAAGGAGATCTTTGCCAACAAGAAGAACCTGCGCCTGCTTCTGACCGAGGGTCTGGCCGATGCCGCCACCGCCGGTCTGACTTATCGACAGGTGGCTGGGGGTATGCTGGTTCAGGACAAGGACGTGGGCCAGCGGACGCTTTCCGACCTCAAGGTGGTCACAAAAGTGCAACCGACAGAGGCGCAGATGCAGGACCTGCTGTTTGCCTGGAAGGTCGCCAAGCACGTCAAGTCCAACGCCATCGTCTACGTCAAGGATGGCGCGACCGTGGGTGTGGGCGCAGGCCAGATGAGCCGCGTCGACTCGGCCCTGATCGCCGCCAAGAAGGCCGAGCGCATGGCCGAGGCACTTGGCCTGCCGGAACCGCTGACCAAGGGCTCTGCCGTGGCTTCGGACGCCTTCTTCCCCTTTCCGGACGGGCTGATGGAGGCCGCCGCCGCAGGCGCGACCTGCGTGATCCAGCCGGGCGGCTCGATGCGCGACGACGAGGTGATCGCCGCCGCCGACGAAGCCGGTCTGGCGATGGTCTTCACCGGCATGCGCCACTTCCGCCACTGA
- the lspA gene encoding signal peptidase II produces MRLVALSALVIFVLDQMSKLWVLSALNLDQRGTVEVFPPFLTFRMAWNRGVNFGLMAGDDDLTRWLLIAVALVIVAVVVVWIRRDPPGRMGLIGAGLLIGGALGNVIDRIFYGAVADFLNMSCCGIDNPFSFNVADIAIFAGAIGLVLFTPSKPPKKKAP; encoded by the coding sequence ATGCGGCTTGTGGCGCTGAGCGCGCTGGTGATCTTTGTGCTCGACCAGATGTCGAAGCTCTGGGTGCTCAGCGCCCTGAACCTTGACCAGCGGGGCACCGTCGAGGTCTTTCCGCCCTTCCTGACCTTCCGCATGGCGTGGAACCGGGGGGTGAACTTCGGCCTGATGGCAGGCGACGACGACCTGACGCGCTGGCTGCTGATCGCCGTGGCGCTGGTGATCGTCGCCGTTGTGGTGGTCTGGATCCGCCGCGATCCGCCTGGCCGTATGGGCCTGATCGGCGCGGGCCTGCTGATCGGCGGCGCGCTTGGCAATGTGATCGACCGCATCTTTTACGGCGCGGTGGCAGACTTTCTGAACATGTCCTGCTGCGGGATCGACAACCCCTTTTCGTTCAACGTGGCCGATATCGCGATCTTCGCGGGCGCCATCGGGCTGGTCCTCTTCACGCCCTCGAAACCGCCGAAGAAAAAGGCCCCGTGA
- a CDS encoding DUF3035 domain-containing protein — translation MRLALLVAIVGLGVCASCGLVRSDKPLHDLRTNQREPEEFGIVPNRPLLDPESYGQLPPPTPGYANRADQNPKADAVVALGGNPARLDPNAGVPGSDAALVNRATRYGRDPNVRAELATADAEFRKRKNIFNWSLVPDNRYNRAYSGQSLDPNEWLRRYRAAGARTPTAPPAN, via the coding sequence ATGCGGCTGGCGCTTCTTGTGGCGATTGTGGGACTGGGGGTTTGCGCCTCCTGCGGGCTTGTGCGCAGCGACAAGCCCCTGCACGACCTGAGGACCAACCAGCGCGAGCCCGAGGAATTCGGGATCGTGCCGAACCGTCCCCTGCTGGACCCGGAGAGCTACGGGCAACTGCCGCCTCCGACGCCCGGTTACGCCAACCGCGCCGACCAGAACCCCAAGGCCGATGCCGTGGTGGCGCTGGGGGGCAACCCCGCGCGGCTGGATCCGAACGCGGGTGTTCCGGGCAGCGATGCGGCGCTGGTCAACCGGGCCACGCGCTACGGGCGCGATCCGAACGTGCGCGCCGAACTGGCGACGGCGGACGCGGAATTCCGCAAGCGTAAGAACATCTTCAACTGGTCGCTGGTGCCGGATAACCGCTACAACCGCGCCTATTCCGGGCAGTCGCTTGACCCGAACGAATGGCTGCGCCGCTACCGCGCCGCCGGTGCGCGGACGCCCACGGCCCCGCCCGCAAACTGA
- a CDS encoding M16 family metallopeptidase, translating to MRLTSLILSLAMATGLPALAQTEAPPAEEALTDPVTTFALENGMQVVVVEDHRAPVVVHMVWYKAGSADEIPGTSGVAHFLEHLLFKGTETLEPGEFSATVALNGGSDNAFTSFDETAYHQRIAADRLGLMMQMEADRMVNLQLDEADILTEREVIIEERNMRVENDPGSLFREQTMAAQYLNHPYGRPIIGWRHEMAALDLDDALEFYNRNYAPNNAILVVAGDVTPDEVRTVAEEHYGPIPPNPELGERVRPQEPPQTAARRMVFEDPRVATPYVTRSYLAPERDPGAQEEAAALTILAEVLGGGQTSVLTQKLQFEQQKAVYTTAYYGGTSYDDTSFGLVIVPAPGVTLEGAEKALDATLAQFMEDGVDADQLERIKFQIRAAEIYNRDDPARTARRYGQALTAGLTVEDVQQWPQVLEAVSAEDVMAAANKVFDIKASVTGYLTTPADAGQAPKEITQ from the coding sequence ATGCGCCTGACCTCCCTGATCCTGTCCCTTGCGATGGCCACCGGCCTGCCCGCATTGGCCCAGACCGAGGCCCCCCCGGCAGAGGAGGCGCTGACCGACCCGGTCACCACCTTCGCGCTGGAGAACGGCATGCAGGTCGTCGTGGTCGAGGATCACCGCGCCCCCGTCGTCGTCCACATGGTCTGGTACAAGGCAGGATCCGCCGACGAGATCCCGGGCACTTCCGGCGTCGCGCATTTCCTTGAACACCTGCTGTTCAAGGGCACCGAGACGCTGGAACCGGGCGAGTTCAGCGCCACCGTGGCCCTGAACGGCGGCTCGGACAATGCCTTCACCAGCTTCGACGAGACCGCCTACCACCAGCGCATCGCCGCCGACCGCCTTGGCCTGATGATGCAGATGGAGGCGGACCGCATGGTCAACCTGCAACTCGACGAAGCGGACATCCTGACCGAACGCGAGGTCATCATCGAAGAGCGCAACATGCGCGTCGAGAACGACCCCGGCTCGCTCTTCCGCGAGCAGACCATGGCGGCGCAGTATCTCAACCATCCCTACGGGCGCCCGATCATCGGCTGGCGGCACGAGATGGCGGCGCTGGATCTGGATGACGCGCTGGAGTTCTACAATCGCAACTACGCGCCCAACAACGCGATCCTCGTGGTCGCGGGCGACGTGACCCCGGACGAGGTGCGGACGGTGGCCGAAGAGCATTATGGCCCGATCCCGCCCAACCCCGAGCTTGGCGAGCGGGTTCGCCCGCAAGAGCCGCCGCAGACCGCCGCGCGGCGCATGGTCTTCGAGGATCCGCGCGTGGCGACCCCCTACGTGACGCGCAGCTACCTTGCCCCTGAACGCGACCCCGGCGCGCAGGAAGAGGCCGCCGCGCTGACCATCCTCGCCGAGGTTCTGGGCGGGGGGCAGACCTCTGTCCTGACGCAGAAGTTGCAGTTCGAGCAGCAGAAGGCGGTCTACACCACCGCCTATTACGGCGGCACCTCTTACGACGACACCTCCTTCGGGCTGGTGATCGTGCCTGCCCCGGGCGTGACGCTGGAAGGGGCCGAAAAGGCGCTCGACGCGACCCTCGCGCAGTTCATGGAGGACGGCGTCGACGCCGACCAGCTGGAGCGGATCAAGTTCCAGATCCGCGCCGCCGAGATCTACAATCGTGACGATCCGGCCCGCACCGCGCGCCGCTACGGGCAGGCGCTGACCGCCGGCCTGACCGTCGAGGACGTGCAGCAATGGCCGCAGGTGCTGGAGGCGGTGAGTGCCGAGGACGTGATGGCCGCGGCCAATAAGGTCTTCGACATCAAGGCATCGGTCACCGGCTACCTGACCACCCCCGCCGACGCCGGACAGGCCCCGAAGGAGATCACCCAATGA
- a CDS encoding M16 family metallopeptidase has product MKRLFLALTVTACSFAATAWAAVDIQEVESPGGFKAWLVEEPSIPFVALELRFRGGTSLDEPGKRGATSLMVSTLEEGAAEMDASAFAAAKEGIAAKIGYDAGDDAVSISMSFLSETRDEAVELLRASLVEPRFDEQAVERVRAQLLSNLQSDLKDPDTIASRAFDAMIFGDHPYGTPPDGTPETVAALTRDDLVTALKNALTQDRVYVAAAGDINAEDLGALMDRLLSDLPETGAPLPADVDVQTEAGVTVIPFDTPQSVAVFGHKGMKRDDPDFFAAYLLNTIFGGGGFEARLMNEVREKRGLTYGIYSYLAPKDHAELFVGRVASANDRIAEAIDVIRDEWRKVVEEGVTPEELERAKTYQTGAYPLRFDGNGPIAKILVGMQMDDLTPEYIETRNANIEAVTLEDIQRVAQELMKPDELHFTVVGQPEGLETPGQ; this is encoded by the coding sequence ATGAAGCGCCTTTTCCTTGCCCTGACCGTCACCGCCTGTTCCTTCGCCGCCACCGCATGGGCCGCCGTCGACATTCAGGAGGTCGAAAGCCCCGGCGGCTTCAAGGCATGGCTGGTCGAGGAACCCTCTATCCCCTTCGTCGCGCTGGAACTGCGCTTCAGGGGTGGCACCTCTCTGGACGAGCCGGGCAAGCGGGGCGCGACCTCGCTGATGGTGTCCACGCTGGAAGAGGGTGCCGCCGAGATGGACGCCAGCGCCTTCGCCGCCGCCAAGGAAGGCATCGCCGCCAAGATCGGGTACGATGCGGGCGACGACGCGGTCAGCATCTCCATGAGCTTCCTGTCCGAGACCCGCGACGAGGCCGTCGAACTGCTGCGCGCCTCGCTGGTCGAGCCGCGCTTTGACGAGCAGGCGGTGGAGCGGGTGCGCGCGCAGCTTCTGTCGAACCTGCAATCGGACCTCAAGGACCCCGACACCATCGCCAGCCGCGCCTTCGACGCGATGATCTTCGGCGACCACCCCTATGGCACGCCCCCCGACGGCACGCCCGAAACCGTGGCGGCGCTGACCCGCGACGACCTCGTGACGGCGCTGAAGAACGCCCTGACGCAGGATCGCGTCTATGTTGCGGCGGCGGGCGACATCAACGCCGAGGACCTCGGCGCGCTGATGGACCGCCTGCTCTCCGACCTGCCCGAAACCGGCGCGCCGCTGCCCGCCGACGTCGATGTGCAGACAGAAGCCGGCGTGACCGTGATACCCTTCGACACGCCGCAGTCGGTCGCGGTCTTCGGCCACAAGGGCATGAAGCGCGACGACCCCGACTTCTTCGCGGCCTACCTGCTGAATACGATCTTCGGCGGCGGCGGCTTCGAGGCGCGGCTGATGAACGAGGTGCGCGAGAAGCGCGGCCTGACCTACGGCATCTACAGCTACCTCGCGCCGAAGGATCATGCCGAGCTTTTCGTGGGCCGCGTCGCCAGCGCCAACGACCGCATCGCAGAGGCCATCGACGTGATCCGCGACGAGTGGCGCAAGGTGGTCGAAGAGGGCGTCACGCCCGAGGAACTGGAGCGGGCGAAGACCTACCAGACCGGTGCCTACCCGCTGCGCTTCGACGGCAACGGGCCGATCGCCAAGATCCTCGTGGGCATGCAGATGGACGACCTGACGCCCGAATACATCGAGACCCGCAACGCCAATATCGAGGCGGTGACGTTGGAGGACATCCAGCGCGTCGCGCAGGAATTGATGAAGCCGGACGAATTGCATTTCACCGTCGTCGGTCAGCCCGAGGGGCTGGAGACGCCCGGCCAGTAG
- a CDS encoding DUF2252 domain-containing protein: protein MAKDGGGKGGTSGKAAAKSTTKAKGGSSSPEETLKSRVEDYARLADSFAKDPVVMRPQNLSGQARRLHVRKTIIEDHAVRIDQKAEGADQKFEKLSKDLFSFFRGTSLLFHRDMVGEDERMPTVLVLGDVHPVNFGVMPNADNVPIFGVNDFDDVIYGPFSWDLKRGATGFMLASQETGGHGKKMRRKIVAKFVKGYHEGMTFFSKHGDGTIRHMRPDNSPKVIRKLFDKSEESRKGWLWDRYLNENGLGFRANYELTPISTRLDEFQGYINQLVEANGLDSKGRAGTLKVKDVCMRHGQGTASLGLPRYYCLLEGPSQDATDDLIIEFKRARASALEGLVPANDFDAGGQGDRIAHGQSVHLASGDVFYGAVEIDGESFMSRERAPFRNDIDLEDLSKKSWKKYARACGLALAQAHARSDDAGQLDYEIEPRILEAMDPLPLFIDDMICFAEEALERLEQDHVYYKRDLKQGAFDVTLKRYR from the coding sequence ATGGCGAAGGACGGCGGGGGCAAGGGTGGCACGTCCGGCAAGGCGGCGGCGAAATCCACCACCAAGGCCAAGGGCGGCTCGTCCAGCCCCGAGGAAACCCTGAAAAGCCGGGTCGAGGACTACGCCCGCCTCGCGGACAGTTTCGCGAAAGACCCGGTGGTCATGCGCCCGCAGAACCTCAGCGGGCAGGCCCGCAGGCTGCACGTCCGCAAGACCATCATCGAGGATCACGCCGTCCGCATCGACCAGAAGGCCGAAGGCGCGGACCAGAAGTTCGAGAAGCTGTCGAAGGACCTCTTTTCCTTCTTCCGCGGCACCTCTCTGCTGTTTCACCGCGACATGGTGGGCGAGGACGAGCGGATGCCGACCGTGCTGGTTCTGGGCGACGTCCATCCGGTGAACTTCGGTGTCATGCCCAATGCGGACAACGTGCCGATCTTCGGCGTGAACGACTTCGACGACGTGATCTATGGCCCCTTCAGTTGGGATCTGAAGCGCGGCGCGACGGGCTTCATGCTGGCCTCGCAAGAGACCGGCGGCCACGGCAAGAAGATGCGCCGCAAGATCGTCGCCAAGTTCGTGAAGGGCTATCACGAGGGCATGACCTTCTTTTCCAAGCACGGCGACGGCACGATCCGTCACATGCGCCCGGACAACAGCCCCAAGGTGATCCGCAAGCTCTTCGACAAGTCCGAGGAAAGCCGCAAGGGCTGGCTCTGGGACCGCTATCTGAACGAGAACGGCCTCGGCTTTCGCGCCAACTACGAGCTGACCCCGATCTCGACCCGGCTGGATGAATTTCAGGGCTACATCAACCAGTTGGTCGAGGCGAACGGCCTGGACAGCAAGGGCCGCGCGGGCACGCTGAAGGTCAAGGACGTTTGCATGCGGCACGGGCAGGGCACTGCCTCGCTGGGGCTGCCGCGCTATTACTGCCTGCTCGAAGGGCCCAGTCAGGACGCTACCGACGACCTGATCATCGAGTTCAAGCGCGCGCGTGCCTCGGCGCTGGAGGGGCTGGTGCCCGCCAACGACTTCGACGCGGGCGGGCAGGGCGACCGGATCGCGCATGGGCAATCGGTGCATCTGGCCTCTGGCGACGTGTTCTACGGCGCGGTCGAGATCGATGGCGAAAGCTTCATGAGCCGCGAGCGCGCGCCCTTCCGCAACGACATCGACCTCGAGGATCTGTCCAAGAAAAGCTGGAAGAAATACGCCCGCGCCTGCGGGCTGGCGCTTGCGCAGGCCCATGCGCGCTCTGACGACGCGGGGCAACTCGATTACGAGATCGAACCGCGCATCCTGGAAGCGATGGACCCGCTGCCGCTGTTTATCGACGACATGATCTGTTTCGCGGAAGAAGCGCTGGAGCGGCTGGAGCAGGACCACGTCTACTACAAGCGGGACCTGAAGCAGGGCGCCTTCGACGTGACGCTGAAACGCTACCGCTGA
- the dapA gene encoding 4-hydroxy-tetrahydrodipicolinate synthase codes for MFKGSMPALVTPFKNGAVDFDTLKRLVDWHVDQGSHGLVPVGTTGESPTLTHQEHEAVIEAVVQAAAGRIPVIAGAGSNNTDEAVRFTQFAHRVGADGALVVTPYYNKPTQAGLIAHFTAVHDCAEIPIIIYNIPGRSAVDMSPETLGELAKLPRIVGVKDATADLARVCRQRITCGPDFLQISGEDATAHGFNAQGGVGCISVTANVAPKLCSDLQTACLNGDYGTALTIQDRLMPLHQAIFTEPGLCGVKYAMSRLNLCSDEVRLPLVTLTPDTMAKVDHGLRHAGLLN; via the coding sequence ATGTTCAAGGGATCTATGCCTGCACTGGTCACGCCGTTCAAGAACGGCGCAGTGGACTTCGATACGCTCAAACGCCTTGTTGACTGGCACGTCGATCAGGGATCGCACGGTCTGGTGCCGGTCGGCACGACGGGCGAAAGCCCGACCCTGACCCATCAGGAGCATGAGGCCGTGATCGAAGCGGTCGTGCAGGCGGCAGCGGGGCGCATCCCCGTGATCGCGGGTGCCGGGTCGAACAACACCGACGAGGCCGTGCGCTTCACCCAGTTCGCCCACCGCGTCGGCGCCGATGGCGCGCTGGTGGTGACGCCCTATTACAACAAGCCGACGCAAGCCGGGCTGATCGCGCATTTCACCGCCGTTCACGACTGCGCCGAGATCCCGATCATCATCTACAACATCCCCGGCCGCTCGGCCGTGGACATGTCGCCGGAAACGCTGGGCGAACTGGCGAAACTGCCGCGCATCGTCGGCGTCAAGGACGCGACTGCCGACCTCGCACGGGTCTGCCGCCAGCGCATCACCTGCGGGCCGGACTTCCTGCAGATCTCGGGCGAGGACGCGACCGCGCACGGCTTCAACGCGCAGGGCGGCGTGGGCTGCATCTCGGTCACCGCGAACGTGGCGCCGAAGCTGTGTTCCGACCTGCAGACCGCCTGTCTGAACGGCGACTACGGCACCGCGCTGACGATTCAGGACCGGCTTATGCCGCTGCATCAGGCGATCTTCACCGAGCCGGGTCTGTGTGGCGTGAAATACGCCATGTCGCGGCTGAACCTCTGCAGCGACGAAGTGCGCCTGCCGCTGGTCACGCTGACGCCGGACACCATGGCGAAGGTCGACCACGGGCTGCGGCACGCGGGCCTGCTGAACTGA